The sequence GCGGATCCCGGGTGCACGTGCGCGGCTGGTTCCGCTCGTCGACCGGTGGCCGACGGCGGCGGGCGCATGTCTGGCCATCAGTGGGAATGCTCCGAGCGACTCGGAAGACCACCACCAACGACCAGCTCCTGCCGGCCAGCTCCATCTGTCGTGATCGCATCGTGACGCTGGGCGCCCGCTGGATCACTGCGGCCATGGTAGCACCCGGCCCCTTCCGGGCCCCGGAGGAGGCGGGCCCCCGGGTGTCGGGCGGATGACGCGCGCCTTAACGACGGACGAGCCGCCACCCCGGAGGGTGACGGCTCGTCCGCTTCGCGATCGATGCGATCAGCGACGCGTGCTGCGTGTCAGCGGCGGATGCCCAGGCGCGCGATCAGGGCGCGGTAGCGCTCGATGTCGACGTTGGACAGGTAGCCGAGGAGACGACGACGCTGGCCGACCAGGAGGAGCAGGCCACGACGCGTGTGGTGGTCGTGCTTGTGCTCCTTGAGGTGCTCGGTGAGGCCCGTGATCCGCTTGGTGAGGAGCGCGATCTGCACCTCGGGGGATCCGGTGTCACCGGGGTGGGTCGCGTACTCGTCGATGATCGCCTTCTTGACGTCTGCTTCCAGAGCCATGTGATGATCCCCTCTCGTGTTCGTTGCGCGGCGCCCGTCACAGGATGTGCGAGCTCTCTTGATCCGCGGCCGTCCAGACGGCAACCGCACGAGCATACCAGGGGGCCGGGCTCCCGGGGACCGCCGAGGCCGCCGGGGCCGCGGGCGGAGGCGCCTCGCGCGGAAGCGGCGTCGGCGATCTCGGCTAGCGTTGAAATCCACCCGAGAGAGACGACGCAGCGACACGTGAGCACCCCGCCCGAGACCTCCCCCATCCCGATCCCCGACGAGCGCCAGGTCCGCGGCAGCCACTTCGTCGACCTGTCGCCGCTGAAGGAGAGCCCGGCGTTCGCCCGGCTCTGGGCGGGCAACGCGATCGCGGGCATCGGCAGCCAGATGACGATCGTGGCGATCGGGCTGCACGTGTACGAGCTCACGGGATCCACCGGCGCCGTCGCGCTCGTGGGCGTGCTGTCGCTCGTGCCGATGATCCTCGCGGGCCTCTACGGCGGCATGCTCGCGGACGCCTTCGACCGACGGAAGGTCGCGCTCATCGCGTCGTGCGCGGCCTGGGGCTCGACCATCGCGCTGGCGCTGCTCGCCTGGACGCACGCGGAGACGGTGTGGTCGCTCTACGCGCTGAGCATCCTCAACGCGGTGGCGGCGACGGTGATCGGGACCAGCCGGCAGGCGATCCTCCCCCGGATCCTCCCGCCGCACCTGCTGCCCGCGGCCAGCGCGCTCGGCGGGATCAGCCTCGGCGTCATGGTCACGGTCGGCCCGGCGCTCGCGGGCGTGCTCGTCGCGTCGGTCGGGTTCCAGTGGACCTACACCGTCGACGCCGTGCTGTTCCTCGCGGCGTTCACGGGCGTGCTCGCGCTGCCGCGGATCGCGCCCGAGGGCGAGGTGCAGCGGCCGGGGCTCGCCTCCATCAGGTACGGGCTGGGGTTCCTCCGGACCGCGCCCAACATCCGCATGTCGTTCATCGTCGACATCATCGCCATGACGTTCGGACAGCCCCGCGTGCTGTTCCCGGCGGTGGGCGCGGTGGTGCTGGGCGGCGGGCCGGTGACCGTCGGGATCCTCACGGCGGCCGGCGCCGTCGGCAGCCTCGTGAGCAGCGTGCTGAGCGGATCCGTCGGCCGGGTCACGCGGCACGGGCGGGCGATCCGGCTGGCCATCGTCGCGTACGGCCTCTCGACCGCCGGCTTCGGCCTGGTCCTGCTCCTCGCGTCGCAGCCGGGCGTGCTGCACGGGATCGGCTCGCGCATCGAGGACGCGAGCGTGCCCGGGATCGTCGCCGCCTCGGTGCTGCTGGCCTGCACGGGCGCGGCCGACAACATCTCCTCGATCTTCCGCAACACCATGCTGCAGACCGCGGTGCCCGACAACATGCGCGGGCGACTGCAGGGCGTCTTCATCGTCGTCGTGACGGGAGGGCCCCGTCTCGGCGACGCGTACATCGGCATCGTGACGGCCTTCGCCGCGCTGTGGGTGCCGTCGCTCGTGGGCGGGCTGCTCATCGCGGTGGTGGTGTGGATCCTCATCCGCTCGCTGCCCTCGTTCGAGCGCTACGACGCGCGGAACCCGACCCCGTGACGCGGCGGAGGCGGCGCCGGACGCCGGCGCTCGTGACGCTGGCCGCGCTCGTGGTCGTGGTGGTCGCGGGGCTCGTGCAGTGGCACGGGGATCCGGGGCCGGCACCCGCCGGCGGTGGCGGCCGGCCCGGGACCGGGCTCGGCGCGGAGCCGGGCGCTCCCGGATCCGCGCGACTCGCCCTCCAGGGGCTCGAGGTGCGGACGGAGGAGCGCGTGCCGGGCTACGACCGGGAGTCGTTCGCGTGGCGCACGGACGTGGACCGCAACGGCTGCGACACCCGCAACGACGTGCTGCGGCGCGACCTCGCCGACGTCGCGATCCGCGGCGGGACGCGCGGCTGCGCCGTGCAGTCCGGGGTGCTGACGGATCCGTACTCGGGCGAGCGGATCGAGTTCGACCGG is a genomic window of Clavibacter capsici containing:
- the rpsO gene encoding 30S ribosomal protein S15 — its product is MALEADVKKAIIDEYATHPGDTGSPEVQIALLTKRITGLTEHLKEHKHDHHTRRGLLLLVGQRRRLLGYLSNVDIERYRALIARLGIRR
- a CDS encoding HNH endonuclease family protein encodes the protein MTRRRRRRTPALVTLAALVVVVVAGLVQWHGDPGPAPAGGGGRPGTGLGAEPGAPGSARLALQGLEVRTEERVPGYDRESFAWRTDVDRNGCDTRNDVLRRDLADVAIRGGTRGCAVQSGVLTDPYSGERIEFDRSRDPEAVQIDHVVSLSDAWSSGAWRWDADYRAAFANDPLELMAASAAENSDKSDATADEWLPEDPSDRCALVVRQVSIKVRTELSVTRAEHDAMARVLDDCGDLPLLSSDDVRWPAPAR
- a CDS encoding MFS transporter, which translates into the protein MSTPPETSPIPIPDERQVRGSHFVDLSPLKESPAFARLWAGNAIAGIGSQMTIVAIGLHVYELTGSTGAVALVGVLSLVPMILAGLYGGMLADAFDRRKVALIASCAAWGSTIALALLAWTHAETVWSLYALSILNAVAATVIGTSRQAILPRILPPHLLPAASALGGISLGVMVTVGPALAGVLVASVGFQWTYTVDAVLFLAAFTGVLALPRIAPEGEVQRPGLASIRYGLGFLRTAPNIRMSFIVDIIAMTFGQPRVLFPAVGAVVLGGGPVTVGILTAAGAVGSLVSSVLSGSVGRVTRHGRAIRLAIVAYGLSTAGFGLVLLLASQPGVLHGIGSRIEDASVPGIVAASVLLACTGAADNISSIFRNTMLQTAVPDNMRGRLQGVFIVVVTGGPRLGDAYIGIVTAFAALWVPSLVGGLLIAVVVWILIRSLPSFERYDARNPTP